A region of Massilia sp. KIM DNA encodes the following proteins:
- a CDS encoding DUF2334 domain-containing protein has product MSPTEPALCVSIHDVAPATWDECARLAAAIREVADIPLTWLVVPDYHRSTHRAGAPEAMEEGLDAALARGDELALHGYTHLDTGPPARGWRERILRSAYTREGEFAALQEAEAARRIDLGLDWFAARGWHTSGFVAPAWLLGEGGWRALRRFDFAYTTTFTRFHALREGEPLASLFSPSLVYAARNRSGRLCSPLFAETTAAMLARAPLVRLSLHPPDLGHPRLLRDAQRKVEQLLARRSAMTKAAFAALLTSRVPSSPLPASTAIPSPHGRATHPRDAAAPRAC; this is encoded by the coding sequence ATGTCACCGACTGAGCCGGCGCTGTGCGTCTCGATCCACGACGTGGCCCCGGCCACCTGGGACGAGTGCGCGCGCCTGGCCGCCGCGATCCGCGAGGTCGCGGACATTCCGCTCACCTGGCTGGTGGTGCCCGACTACCACCGCAGCACGCATCGCGCCGGCGCGCCCGAGGCCATGGAGGAAGGGCTGGACGCCGCCCTGGCGCGCGGCGACGAACTGGCCCTGCACGGCTACACCCACCTCGACACCGGACCGCCCGCGCGCGGCTGGCGCGAGCGCATCCTGCGCAGCGCCTATACGCGCGAAGGCGAATTCGCCGCGCTGCAGGAAGCCGAAGCCGCGCGCCGCATCGACCTCGGCCTCGACTGGTTCGCCGCGCGCGGCTGGCACACGAGCGGCTTCGTGGCCCCGGCCTGGTTGCTGGGCGAGGGCGGCTGGCGCGCCCTGCGCCGCTTCGACTTCGCCTACACCACCACCTTCACGCGCTTTCATGCGCTGCGCGAGGGCGAGCCGCTGGCCTCGCTCTTTTCGCCTTCGCTCGTCTACGCCGCGCGCAACCGCAGCGGCCGGCTGTGTTCGCCGCTGTTCGCCGAGACGACGGCGGCCATGCTGGCGCGTGCGCCGCTCGTGCGCCTGAGCCTGCACCCGCCCGACCTGGGCCATCCGCGCCTGCTGCGCGACGCCCAGCGCAAGGTCGAGCAACTGCTGGCGCGGCGCAGCGCCATGACCAAGGCCGCCTTCGCCGCGCTGCTTACCAGTAGGGTCCCCAGTAGCCCGCTCCCCGCCAGTACGGCGATCCCCAGCCCCCATGGTAGGGCGACGCATCCCCGAGACGCCGCAGCTCCTCGCGCATGCTGA
- a CDS encoding glycosyltransferase: MHLVDITMFYAAEGGGVSTYLNAKSQWLARHGQLRHTIMSPNVDEGGDIPSLVRVPGVPLPGINGYRMPVSVTAIARRLRAAGPDLVEVGDAGHSAWAALRLRERHGVPAIAFYHSDLPRLVDNRFGHAAAQAVRTYLVHLYREFDLVLAPSRLMVEQLDAMGVKGALHQPLGIDSEVFRPERRVETLRAELGLPPNARLLVYAGRFTQDKKLSLLTEAVQKLGAPYHLLMVGGGAEPPLHERISVLPFQRDQRELARLLASCDVLVHPGDCETFGLIVLEAMACGLPVVATLGGGVAELVDEQSGLLAQPNCVDSLAAAIEAIYGRDMAAMGRHARHKTREYFDWNQIFPQIMRRYHSLLGMGQAAAAPLEGLYVTD; the protein is encoded by the coding sequence ATGCATCTCGTCGACATCACGATGTTCTACGCCGCCGAAGGGGGCGGCGTCAGCACCTACCTGAACGCCAAATCGCAATGGCTGGCGCGGCACGGCCAGCTGCGCCATACCATCATGAGCCCGAACGTGGACGAGGGCGGCGACATCCCCTCGCTGGTGCGCGTTCCCGGCGTGCCGCTGCCCGGCATCAACGGCTACCGCATGCCGGTCTCCGTCACCGCCATCGCGCGCCGCCTGCGCGCGGCCGGGCCCGACCTGGTCGAGGTGGGTGACGCCGGCCACAGCGCCTGGGCCGCCCTGCGCCTGCGTGAGCGCCACGGCGTGCCGGCCATCGCCTTCTACCATTCCGACCTGCCGCGCCTGGTGGACAACCGCTTCGGCCACGCCGCCGCCCAGGCGGTGCGCACCTACCTGGTCCACCTGTACCGCGAATTCGACCTGGTGCTGGCCCCCAGTCGCCTGATGGTGGAGCAGCTCGACGCCATGGGCGTGAAGGGCGCGCTGCACCAGCCGCTGGGCATCGACAGCGAAGTGTTCCGGCCCGAACGCCGGGTCGAGACCCTGCGCGCCGAACTCGGCCTGCCGCCGAACGCGCGCCTGCTGGTCTATGCCGGACGCTTTACCCAGGACAAGAAACTGTCCCTGCTGACCGAGGCCGTGCAGAAGCTGGGCGCACCCTATCACCTGCTGATGGTGGGCGGCGGGGCCGAGCCGCCCCTGCACGAGCGCATCAGCGTGCTGCCTTTCCAGCGCGACCAGCGCGAGCTGGCGCGGCTGCTCGCCAGTTGCGACGTGCTGGTGCATCCGGGCGATTGCGAGACCTTCGGCCTGATCGTGCTCGAGGCCATGGCCTGCGGCCTGCCGGTGGTGGCCACCCTGGGCGGCGGGGTGGCCGAGCTGGTCGACGAGCAGTCGGGGCTGCTGGCCCAGCCCAATTGCGTCGACAGCCTGGCCGCCGCCATCGAGGCCATCTACGGGCGCGACATGGCGGCCATGGGGCGGCATGCGCGCCACAAGACGCGCGAATACTTCGACTGGAACCAGATCTTTCCGCAGATCATGCGGCGCTACCACAGCCTGCTCGGCATGGGCCAGGCCGCCGCCGCGCCCCTGGAAGGCCTGTATGTCACCGACTGA